Sequence from the Nerophis ophidion isolate RoL-2023_Sa linkage group LG10, RoL_Noph_v1.0, whole genome shotgun sequence genome:
tgtacccgtgatcttgtcctttcggtcaaaacccaaagcttatgaccataggtgaggatgggaacgtagatcgaccggtaaattgagagctttgccttccggctcagctccttcttcaccacaactgatcgatacaacgtccgcattactgaagacggtgcaccgatccgcctgtcgatctcacgatccactcttccctcactcgtgaacaagactccaaagtACTTGacctccttcccaacccggagatggcactcaaaccttttccaggcgagaaccatggactctgacttggaggtgctgattctcattccagtcgcttcacactctgctgcgaaccgatccagtgagagctgaagatcctggccagttgaagccatcaggaccacatcatctgcaaaaagcagatacctaatcctgcagccaccaaaccagatcccctcaactccttgactgcgcctagaaattctgtccataaaagttatgaacggaatcggtgacaaagggcagccttggcagagttcaaccctcactggaaacgtgtccgtcttactgccggcaatgcggaccaagctctgacactgattgtacagggagtggaccgccagtCCAAACCCCATACTCTCTTAGCacaccccacaggacttcccgagggacacggtcgaatgccttctccaagtccacaaagcacatgtagactggttgggcaaactcccatccaccctcaaggaccctgccgagagtatagagctggtccacagttacacaaccaggacggaaaccacactgttactcctgaatccgaggttcgactagcctcttttagcctcctctccagtacacctgaatagaccttaccgggaaggctaagaagtgtgatcccacaatagttagaacacaccctccggttccccttcttaaaaagaggaaccaccaccctggtctgccaatccagaggtaccgcccccccgatgtccacgcgatgctgcagtcttgtcaaccaagacagccctacaGCCTCCAGAGCCTAGAGGAACTCCAGCCGGATCTCATCCACctccggggccttgccactgaaGAGCTTTTTAAATACCTCAGCAACTTCAGCCCCAGAATTAAGAGAGCCCACAACATATTCCCCAAGCACTGCTTTCtcttaggaagacgtgttggagggattgaggaggtcttcgaagtattctctccaccgatccacaacatccgcagtcgaggtcagcagaataccatcctcaccatacactgTGTTGACGGTGCACTGCTtcaccttcctgaggcggcgcatagtggtccagaatcgcttcgaagctgtccggaagtcgttttccatggcttccctaaACTCcacccatgtccaagtttttgcctccgcggcGCTGAAGCCGCAcaacgcttggcctgtcggtaaccGTCCGCTGCCTCCGGTGTCTCATGAGCCAAAAGAAATAagaggactctttcttcagcttgacggcatacctcaccgccggtgtccaccaacgggtttcaGAATTACCGCCACGAAAGGCACCAACTACCTATGCGGCCACTGcttcaatcagccgcctcgacaatggaGGTGCAGAACATTGTCCACTCTGACTcaatccagcacctccctcgtgacatgttcaaagttgttctcgaggtgggaattgaaactctctctgatagGAGACTGCCAGACATTAATGGCAGACCCTCACACTGCGTATGGGCCTGCCAGGTctctccggcatcctcccccaccatcacagccagctcaccaccaggtggtgatcggtagaaagctctggccctctcttcacccgagtgtccaaaacatgagcaaaatccaatgacacaacaacaaagtcgatcatggaactgtggccAAAGGTgccctggtgccaagtgcacatatggacacccttatgcttgaacatggtgttttttaTGGACAGTCTGTGAAGAGCACAAAAGTCCTAAAACAAAACACCCCTCGGGTTCAGAGCTTGGCGGCCATTCTTTCCAATCACGCCTCTCTAGggttcactgtcattgccaacatgagcgttgaagacccccagtaggacaagaaaATTGCCCGGGGGAGTACTAtacagtactccctcgagtgtatccaaaaagggtgggtactctgaactgctgtttgatgcataagcacaaacaaccgtcaggacccgtccccccacccgaaagcCTGGAGGGAAGCTACTCTCTCGTCCACTGGGtggaactccaacgtgcaggctttgagccgggggggcaacaagaattgctaccccagcccgttgcctctcactgcgtgcagcACCAGTGTgaaagagtccagcccctctcgagagaactggttccagagcccttgctgtgactcagactatatccagccagaatttctccacctcgcgcactagctcaggcttctTTCTTCCCCCCAGCGAGATGACATTCCATgtccctagagcagtggttcgcaaagtgggcggtaccgcccccttgggtgcggtggaaagatctgggggggcggtgaggaagaggggggcggtaggggggcggcagtccgaagtcgaagtcagaagtttgaacgtttgtttgacgatttgtacacaacacgtgcagcaggacgagtcagtggacgacgcatcagggtccggttaccacacgccgctctggcccagtcagatccgacagcatagactacaaaagcaaaagctcgggtttgtaatttcaagcttgtaatgttcagaattttatcttataataaaaaccgcattctggcggtcaacatcatcttgagttcaagtcaacatgaaattggggactcgccagaacgcgccgtgttgtgttgagctggttagggtggtatttaccattctatgttgctgaaacagttaaaactgctaaaaaataaattggtttactaaattgggttttatttgtgaaatacacatttgtgtttaacctagttagtatatatttgtaccatgaattgattaacgtggaccccgacttaaacaagttgaaaaacttattcgggtgttaccctttagtggtcaattgtacggaatatgtactgtactgtgcaatctactaataaaagtatcaatcaatcaatcaaaacctttctcttttcaaattgcagcataccaaatatcaagaaagaggtgtttgtttccatatgtgtctgggggggggcgctaggagttcactggggagccaagggggcgccagcctgcaaaagtttgggaccCATTGCCctagagctagcttatgtagccaaggACTGGACTGAAAAGTACCCCGcattcggcttccgcccagctcacaacgcAACCGACGTCTATGGCCCCTTCCTTGAGTGGTgatcccattggaggggggacccacgatGCCTCTTCGGGCTGCGTCCGCCCAGGCCCCTGGGAACAGGAccggccaccaggtgctcgcaatcgtgccccaactccgggcctggctccagaggggtggCTCCGGTGACTCGCGTCCGGGTGAGGGAAATCAGAGTCTCTGTTTTTGGAttcccatagaagtctttgagctggtctttgtctgatccctcacctaggacctgtttgtcttgggagaccctatcaGGGGGCATGGAAgccaacatagctcctaggatcattgggacacgcaaactcctctaccacgataaggtggcagctcagagaggagttaatCAATTCAAATACAactaaggcaacaagagaa
This genomic interval carries:
- the LOC133560842 gene encoding uncharacterized protein LOC133560842 → MGFGLAVHSLYNQCQSLVRIAGSKTDTFPVRVELCQGCPLSPIPFITFMDRISRRSQGVEGIWFGGCRIRYLLFADDVVLMASTGQDLQLSLDRFAAECEATGMRISTSKSESMVLAWKRFECHLRVGKEVKYFGVLFTSEGRVDREIDRRIGAPSSVMRTLYRSVVVKKELSRKAKLSIYRSIYVPILTYGHKLWVLTERTRSRVQKAEMSFLHGSVGLSFRDRMRCSAIRGELKVKPLLLHIDRSQTRWFGHLVRIPPECLPREVFRARLTGRRPPGRPMTRWEDYVSQLAWERQASLTLLRLLPSRPDLG